A single genomic interval of Hevea brasiliensis isolate MT/VB/25A 57/8 chromosome 4, ASM3005281v1, whole genome shotgun sequence harbors:
- the LOC110673271 gene encoding protein RDM1 gives MKRTMPWNEQIDVISSDESSSSDGDIEINDGVDGKQLSPNITLDQPTTEMTSEGMLSRRAEMYQQYMSQLPIPTHHGSVIPFSSWVGLGKSIKQLYGQPLHYLTNIHLKEWDHLRAASEDEQKPLDIVIHPCKAEATIWLVEEIHRRTSSHHHIAKLWLKDPMHHSFVDSIFPKL, from the exons ATGAAGAGGACAATGCCATGGAATGAGCAGATTGATGTCATATCATCAGATGAATCTTCTTCATCGGATGGAGATATTGAGATTAATGATGGAGTTGATGGGAAGCAACTGTCCCCTAATATTACACTTGATCAACCTACAACAGAAATGACATCTGAGG GTATGCTGAGCAGAAGAGCAGAAATGTATCAACAATATATGAGTCAACTCCCCATCCCAACACATCATGGCTCTGTCATTCCATTTTCATCTTGGGTGGGATTAGGCAAATCAATTAAGCAATTATATGGGCAACCTTTGCATTACCTCACCAACATTCATCTAAAAGAGTGGGATCATCTGAGAGCTGCTAGTGAGGATGAACAAAAGCCCTTGGATATTGTGATTCATCCTTGTAAGGCTGAAGCAACCATTTGGCTTGTTGAAGAAATTCACAGGCGTACCTCATCTCATCATCATATAGCTAAACTTTGGCTGAAGGATCCAATGCACCATTCTTTTGTTGACTCCATTTTCCCAAAATTATGA
- the LOC110673211 gene encoding pentatricopeptide repeat-containing protein At2g22410, mitochondrial, giving the protein MKPFLLSPKIPVPLWISSLRFSFNHQIPFYPLNPFSSTSTTRTKWNSTTNVIITHPTLLILESCTSMTQLKQIQAHMTISGLITHTFPVSRVLAFCALADNGDLNHAYLLFTQLENPNTYMWNTMIRGYSKANMPVMGFSFFCQMVQQRIEMDSRSFVFALKACEQFSRVLVGKSIHSTIWKMGFVCALLVQNGLIHFYSVHGCLILARKVFDEVSLRDVVSWTSMIDGYSARNCYNEAFELFDSMLLSDVEPNEVTLISVLSSCSREGDLSVGKSIHEYVRRKNLNHNLNLMNAILDMYVKCSCLIAARETFDNMRIKDVFSWTSMVNGYAKSGELELARKLFNEMPERNVVSWNAMIAGYSQNNQPKQALELFHDMVEAGLSPMENTLVCVLSACGQLGYLDFGRWIHLYSVEQKLIENSVILANALIDMYAKCGVIDAAAEVFNYMPQRDLVSWNSMISAYASHGHAKQAVVVFEQMINGGLKPDDITFVGVLSACSHGGLVTEGRAYFKEMERNYDIKPKQEHYACMIDLLGRVGLLEDAYELITKMPMHPSEAAWGALLNACKMYGNVELATLSAKELFDLDPEDSGVYVLLATTCANGKRWGDVRMIRSMMRERGVKKIPGHSLIEVEGEFHEFLARDESHPQSEDIYRALDEMYLLSKLEDNVTNTSELTGLFTFYDDSSRSCINYQSKRLKT; this is encoded by the coding sequence ATGAAACCATTTCTACTCTCTCCAAAAATACCTGTTCCTCTGTGGATATCTTCTCTCCGTTTCTCTTTCAACCACCAAATCCCTTTTTATCCTCTAAACCCATTCTCATCAACCTCCACCACCAGAACCAAATGGAATTCAACTACCAATGTGATCATTACGCACCCCACTCTTTTAATCCTGGAGTCGTGTACGTCCATGACCCAGTTGAAGCAAATTCAAGCCCACATGACCATTAGTGGTCTCATTACTCACACATTCCCTGTGAGCCGCGTGTTAGCCTTTTGCGCTCTCGCTGATAATGGTGATTTAAACCATGCCTATTTGCTGTTTACCCAACTTGAAAACCCCAACACTTATATGTGGAATACTATGATTAGAGGGTACTCTAAAGCTAATATGCCAGTTATGGGGTTCTCCTTCTTCTGTCAAATGGTTCAACAACGAATTGAAATGGACTCTAGAAGCTTTGTTTTCGCGCTGAAAGCTTGTGAGCAGTTTTCAAGAGTTTTAGTGGGGAAATCAATTCACTCAACAATTTGGAAAATGGGTTTTGTCTGTGCCTTGTTGGTTCAGAATGGGTTGATACATTTCTATAGTGTCCATGGGTGTTTGATTTTAGCTCGTAAAGTGTTTGATGAAGTTTCTTTGAGGGATGTTGTTTCTTGGACCTCGATGATTGATGGTTATTCTGCGCGTAATTGTTACAATGAGGCTTTCGAGCTTTTTGATTCCATGTTGTTGAGCGATGTTGAGCCGAACGAAGTTACTTTAATTTCGGTGCTTTCATCTTGCTCTCGTGAAGGGGACTTGAGCGTTGGGAAGAGTATCCATGAATATGTAAGAAGGAAGAATTTGAATCACAACCTGAATTTGATGAATGCAATTTTGGATATGTATGTGAAATGTAGTTGCTTGATTGCTGCAAGAGAGACTTTCGACAACATGAGAATTAAAGATGTGTTCTCCTGGACTAGCATGGTTAACGGGTATGCTAAAAGTGGTGAACTAGAGTTGGCAAGAAAGTTGTTTAATGAGATGCCTGAGAGAAACGTAGTTTCCTGGAATGCCATGATTGCAGGTTATTCTCAAAATAATCAACCTAAGCAAGCTCTAGAATTGTTTCATGATATGGTGGAGGCAGGCTTGTCGCCGATGGAGAATACTTTAGTGTGTGTTCTATCTGCTTGTGGTCAGTTGGGGTATTTGGACTTCGGTCGGTGGATTCATCTCTACAGTGTCGAGCAAAAACTCATAGAAAATAGTGTGATTTTAGCAAATGCGTTAATAGACATGTATGCTAAATGCGGAGTAATAGATGCTGCTGCAGAAGTTTTTAATTACATGCCACAGAGAGATTTGGTTTCTTGGAATTCCATGATTTCTGCTTATGCTAGTCATGGGCATGCCAAGCAAGCTGTTGTTGTCTTTGAGCAAATGATAAATGGAGGACTCAAGCCAGATGATATTACATTTGTGGGCGTTTTGTCAGCTTGCAGCCATGGTGGACTAGTCACTGAAGGCCGAGCATATTTTAAGGAAATGGAAAGAAATTATGATATTAAGCCCAAGCAAGAACACTACGCTTGTATGATTGATCTGCTTGGTCGAGTTGGACTGCTAGAAGATGCTTATGAATTAATAACTAAGATGCCAATGCATCCGAGTGAAGCTGCTTGGGGTGCTCTTCTCAATGCTTgtaagatgtatgggaatgttgaACTGGCTACGCTTTCAGCCAAGGAACTTTTTGACTTGGATCCCGAGGATAGTGGTGTTTACGTTTTGCTAGCAACAACTTGTGCTAATGGTAAAAGGTGGGGCGATGTTAGGATGATCAGAAGCATGATGAGGGAGAGGGGGGTTAAGAAGATTCCTGGCCATAGCTTGATAGAGGTAGAGGGTGAGTTTCATGAATTTTTGGCGCGTGACGAATCCCACCCGCAGTCTGAAGACATTTATAGAGCATTGGATGAAATGTATTTGCTGTCCAAACTGGAAGATAATGTAACAAACACATCTGAATTGACAGGTCTTTTTACGTTTTATGATGATTCCTCGAGATCATGTATCAACTATCAATCAAAACGATTAAAAACATGA
- the LOC110673212 gene encoding serine/threonine-protein kinase STY13 isoform X1, whose protein sequence is MDSRTSGDAGGITAEGKSDNQSMVKGTGSVSSKDMIFRADKIDLKSLDVQLEKHLSRVWSRNVENQRPAEVWEIDLSKLDIKHVIAHGTYGTVYRGIYDNQDVAVKLLDWGEDGIATTAETAALRASFRQEVAVWHKLDHPNVTKFVGASMGTSNLKIPAKDMSDGQTSLPSRACCVVVEYLPGGTLKNYLIRNRRKKLAFKIVVQLALDLSRGLSYLHSKKIVHRDVKTENMLLDSHRTLKIADFGVARVEAQNPRDMTGETGTLGYMAPEVLDGKPYNRSCDVYSFGICLWEIYCCDMPYPNLSFADVSSAVVRQNLRPEIPRCCPSSLATIMRKCWDANAEKRPEMAEVVRMLEAIDTSKGGGMIPDDQAPGCFCFAPARGP, encoded by the exons ATGGATTCAAGAACAAGTGGTGATGCCGGAGGTATCACGGCAGAGGGGAAATCTGATAATCAATCAATGGTGAAAGGTACAGGAAGTGTTAGTAGCAAAGATATGATTTTTCGAGCAGATAAAATCGATCTTAAGAGCTTGGATGTACAGCTGGAGAAGCACTTGAGCAGGGTTTGGTCTAGGAACGTTGAGAACCAAAGGCCTGCAGAAGTTTGGGAGATCGATTTGTCTAAATTGGACATAAAGCATGTCATAGCCCACGGAACTTATGGGACTGTGTATCGTGGTATCTACGATAACCAGGATGTTGCAG TGAAGCTATTGGACTGGGGTGAGGATGGTATTGCCACAACTGCTGAAACTGCTGCTCTGCGGGCATCATTTCGGCAAGAGGTTGCTGTTTGGCACAAGCTTGACCATCCTAATGTCACAAAA TTTGTTGGAGCATCAATGGGAacatcaaatctcaaaattcctgCAAAAGACATGTCTGATGGTCAAACTTCTCTCCCTTCCAGGGCATGTTGTGTAGTTGTTGAGTATCTCCCTGGTGGCACTCTAAAAAATTACTTGATAAGAAATAGGCGGAAGAAACTTGCTTTTAAGATTGTGGTCCAACTGGCTTTGGATCTCTCTAGGGG ACTTAGCTATCTACATTCAAAGAAAATTGTACATCGTGATGTCAAAACTGAAAACATGTTATTGGATTCTCATCGAACTCTTAAAATCGCTGATTTTGGTGTTGCCCGTGTTGAAGCTCAGAATCCAAGGGACATGACTGGTGAAACTGGTACCCTTGGATACATGGCCCCAGAG GTTCTTGATGGCAAGCCATATAATAGAAGCTGTGATGTCTACAGCTTTGGCATATGCTTGTGGGAAATTTATTGCTGTGATATGCCCTACCCTAATCTTAGCTTTGCTGATGTGTCATCTGCTGTTGTTCGACAG AATCTACGACCAGAGATCCCAAGATGCTGTCCAAGTTCTTTAGCAACTATCATGCGAAAATGCTGGGATGCAAATGCAGAAAAACGTCCTGAAATGGCTGAGGTGGTGCGTATGTTAGAAGCCATCGATACAAGCAAGGGAGGAGGGATGATTCCTGATGACCAGGCACCTGGCTGTTTCTGTTTTGCCCCTGCTCGTGGTCCTTGA
- the LOC110673212 gene encoding serine/threonine-protein kinase STY13 isoform X2 codes for MVKGTGSVSSKDMIFRADKIDLKSLDVQLEKHLSRVWSRNVENQRPAEVWEIDLSKLDIKHVIAHGTYGTVYRGIYDNQDVAVKLLDWGEDGIATTAETAALRASFRQEVAVWHKLDHPNVTKFVGASMGTSNLKIPAKDMSDGQTSLPSRACCVVVEYLPGGTLKNYLIRNRRKKLAFKIVVQLALDLSRGLSYLHSKKIVHRDVKTENMLLDSHRTLKIADFGVARVEAQNPRDMTGETGTLGYMAPEVLDGKPYNRSCDVYSFGICLWEIYCCDMPYPNLSFADVSSAVVRQNLRPEIPRCCPSSLATIMRKCWDANAEKRPEMAEVVRMLEAIDTSKGGGMIPDDQAPGCFCFAPARGP; via the exons ATGGTGAAAGGTACAGGAAGTGTTAGTAGCAAAGATATGATTTTTCGAGCAGATAAAATCGATCTTAAGAGCTTGGATGTACAGCTGGAGAAGCACTTGAGCAGGGTTTGGTCTAGGAACGTTGAGAACCAAAGGCCTGCAGAAGTTTGGGAGATCGATTTGTCTAAATTGGACATAAAGCATGTCATAGCCCACGGAACTTATGGGACTGTGTATCGTGGTATCTACGATAACCAGGATGTTGCAG TGAAGCTATTGGACTGGGGTGAGGATGGTATTGCCACAACTGCTGAAACTGCTGCTCTGCGGGCATCATTTCGGCAAGAGGTTGCTGTTTGGCACAAGCTTGACCATCCTAATGTCACAAAA TTTGTTGGAGCATCAATGGGAacatcaaatctcaaaattcctgCAAAAGACATGTCTGATGGTCAAACTTCTCTCCCTTCCAGGGCATGTTGTGTAGTTGTTGAGTATCTCCCTGGTGGCACTCTAAAAAATTACTTGATAAGAAATAGGCGGAAGAAACTTGCTTTTAAGATTGTGGTCCAACTGGCTTTGGATCTCTCTAGGGG ACTTAGCTATCTACATTCAAAGAAAATTGTACATCGTGATGTCAAAACTGAAAACATGTTATTGGATTCTCATCGAACTCTTAAAATCGCTGATTTTGGTGTTGCCCGTGTTGAAGCTCAGAATCCAAGGGACATGACTGGTGAAACTGGTACCCTTGGATACATGGCCCCAGAG GTTCTTGATGGCAAGCCATATAATAGAAGCTGTGATGTCTACAGCTTTGGCATATGCTTGTGGGAAATTTATTGCTGTGATATGCCCTACCCTAATCTTAGCTTTGCTGATGTGTCATCTGCTGTTGTTCGACAG AATCTACGACCAGAGATCCCAAGATGCTGTCCAAGTTCTTTAGCAACTATCATGCGAAAATGCTGGGATGCAAATGCAGAAAAACGTCCTGAAATGGCTGAGGTGGTGCGTATGTTAGAAGCCATCGATACAAGCAAGGGAGGAGGGATGATTCCTGATGACCAGGCACCTGGCTGTTTCTGTTTTGCCCCTGCTCGTGGTCCTTGA